In Musa acuminata AAA Group cultivar baxijiao chromosome BXJ3-9, Cavendish_Baxijiao_AAA, whole genome shotgun sequence, a single genomic region encodes these proteins:
- the LOC135648290 gene encoding cyclin-dependent kinase D-1-like isoform X1, translating into MIPGTDSGGGSAGEEDPSLAKRVADRYLKREVLGEGTYGVVFKAIDTKTGQTVAIKKIRLGQYKEGVNFTALREIKLLKELKDPNIIELIDAFPHKGNLHLVFEFMESDLEAVIRDRNIVLSLADTKSYLQMTLKGLAYCHKKWVVHRDMKPNNLLIASDGQLKLADFGLARIFGSPDRKFTHQVFARWYRAPELLYGAKQYGAGVDVWAAGCIFAELLLRRPFLQGSSDIDQLGKIFAAFGTPKPSQWPDMVYLPDYVEYQYVPAPPLRTLFPMASDDALDLLSKMFIYDPKARITVQQALEHRYFSSVPAPTKPSLLPRPPPKGESQNQKPSDFNPQEGPIVLSPQRKLRRVTLDHDGLAGSTFRSEKAGENVKEVRHMDGTTSQSGSMPMSIDLGAMFGSRPPPRPTLNSVDRSHLKRKLDLDAEFDHL; encoded by the exons ATGATCCCGGGTACGGACTCCGGTGGCGGTTCCGCCGGCGAAGAGGATCCCTCTCTAGCGAAGCGCGTCGCTGACCGCTACCTGAAGCGCGAGGTGCTCGGCGAGGGCACCTACGGGGTCGTCTTCAAGGCCATCGACACCAAG ACAGGGCAAACAGTTGCAATAAAGAAGATTCGACTTGGACAGTACAAAGAAGGTGTAAACTTCACTGCACTTAGGGAAATTAAATTGCTTAAAGAGCTTAAGGATCCAAATATTATTGAGTTGATTGATGCTTTCCCTCACAAGGGTAATTTGCATCTTGTGTTTGAATTCATGGAGAGTGACTTGGAAGCTGTCATTCGTGATAGAAATATCGTCCTGTCTCTAGCTGACACAAAATCATATCTCCAAATGACCCTAAAAGGACTTGCATACTGCCATAAAAAATGGGTTGTACACAG GGATATGAAACCCAACAACCTACTCATTGCTTCTGATGGACAGCTTAAGCTTGCGGACTTTGGTCTGGCACGCATCTTTGGAAGTCCAGATCGCAAATTTACTCACCag GTTTTTGCCCGTTGGTATAGAGCACCTGAGCTATTGTATGGGGCCAAGCAATATGGGGCAGGGGTGGATGTGTGGGCTGCAGGTTGTATATTCGCCGAACTTCTCCTTAGACGACCCTTTCTGCAG GGCTCAAGTGACATCGATCAACTGGGAAAGATTTTTGCGGCTTTCGGGACTCCAAAGCCTTCTCAGTGGCCTGATATGGTGTACCTTCCTGATTATGTTGAATACCAATATGTTCCTGCACCTCCATTGCGGACACTTTTTCCAATGGCTAGTGATGATGCCttggatttattatcaaagatgtTCATTTATGATCCGAAGGCAAGAATAACGGTTCAACAGGCTTTAGAACACAG GTACTTCTCATCAGTACCTGCACCAACAAAGCCATCCTTGCTTCCTAGGCCACCTCCGAAGGGAGAATCACAGAATCAGAAGCCTTCAGACTTCAATCCACAGGAAGGGCCTATCGTTTTGTCTCCGCAAAGGAAGCTGAGGAGGGTCACCCTCGACCACGATGGATTGGCGGGAAGCACATTCCGATCCGAAAAGGCTGGTGAGAATGTGAAGGAAGTCAGACATATGGATGGGACTACTAGTCAAAGTGGTAGTATGCCGATGTCAATAGACTTGGGAGCCATGTTTGGCTCCAGACCACCTCCTAGACCAACTTTGAACAG TGTTGATAGGTCACATCTGAAGAGGAAACTTGATCTGGATGCTGAATTTGATCACCTGTAG
- the LOC135648290 gene encoding cyclin-dependent kinase D-1-like isoform X2 has translation MIPGTDSGGGSAGEEDPSLAKRVADRYLKREVLGEGTYGVVFKAIDTKTGQTVAIKKIRLGQYKEGVNFTALREIKLLKELKDPNIIELIDAFPHKGNLHLVFEFMESDLEAVIRDRNIVLSLADTKSYLQMTLKGLAYCHKKWVVHRDMKPNNLLIASDGQLKLADFGLARIFGSPDRKFTHQVFARWYRAPELLYGAKQYGAGVDVWAAGCIFAELLLRRPFLQGSSDIDQLGKIFAAFGTPKPSQWPDMVYLPDYVEYQYVPAPPLRTLFPMASDDALDLLSKMFIYDPKARITVQQALEHRYFSSVPAPTKPSLLPRPPPKGESQNQKPSDFNPQEGPIVLSPQRKLRRVTLDHDGLAGSTFRSEKAGENVKEVRHMDGTTSQSGSMPMSIDLGAMFGSRPPPRPTLNRSHLKRKLDLDAEFDHL, from the exons ATGATCCCGGGTACGGACTCCGGTGGCGGTTCCGCCGGCGAAGAGGATCCCTCTCTAGCGAAGCGCGTCGCTGACCGCTACCTGAAGCGCGAGGTGCTCGGCGAGGGCACCTACGGGGTCGTCTTCAAGGCCATCGACACCAAG ACAGGGCAAACAGTTGCAATAAAGAAGATTCGACTTGGACAGTACAAAGAAGGTGTAAACTTCACTGCACTTAGGGAAATTAAATTGCTTAAAGAGCTTAAGGATCCAAATATTATTGAGTTGATTGATGCTTTCCCTCACAAGGGTAATTTGCATCTTGTGTTTGAATTCATGGAGAGTGACTTGGAAGCTGTCATTCGTGATAGAAATATCGTCCTGTCTCTAGCTGACACAAAATCATATCTCCAAATGACCCTAAAAGGACTTGCATACTGCCATAAAAAATGGGTTGTACACAG GGATATGAAACCCAACAACCTACTCATTGCTTCTGATGGACAGCTTAAGCTTGCGGACTTTGGTCTGGCACGCATCTTTGGAAGTCCAGATCGCAAATTTACTCACCag GTTTTTGCCCGTTGGTATAGAGCACCTGAGCTATTGTATGGGGCCAAGCAATATGGGGCAGGGGTGGATGTGTGGGCTGCAGGTTGTATATTCGCCGAACTTCTCCTTAGACGACCCTTTCTGCAG GGCTCAAGTGACATCGATCAACTGGGAAAGATTTTTGCGGCTTTCGGGACTCCAAAGCCTTCTCAGTGGCCTGATATGGTGTACCTTCCTGATTATGTTGAATACCAATATGTTCCTGCACCTCCATTGCGGACACTTTTTCCAATGGCTAGTGATGATGCCttggatttattatcaaagatgtTCATTTATGATCCGAAGGCAAGAATAACGGTTCAACAGGCTTTAGAACACAG GTACTTCTCATCAGTACCTGCACCAACAAAGCCATCCTTGCTTCCTAGGCCACCTCCGAAGGGAGAATCACAGAATCAGAAGCCTTCAGACTTCAATCCACAGGAAGGGCCTATCGTTTTGTCTCCGCAAAGGAAGCTGAGGAGGGTCACCCTCGACCACGATGGATTGGCGGGAAGCACATTCCGATCCGAAAAGGCTGGTGAGAATGTGAAGGAAGTCAGACATATGGATGGGACTACTAGTCAAAGTGGTAGTATGCCGATGTCAATAGACTTGGGAGCCATGTTTGGCTCCAGACCACCTCCTAGACCAACTTTGAACAG GTCACATCTGAAGAGGAAACTTGATCTGGATGCTGAATTTGATCACCTGTAG